One Thauera sp. K11 DNA window includes the following coding sequences:
- a CDS encoding branched-chain amino acid ABC transporter ATP-binding protein/permease, with amino-acid sequence MRPDRLILGAFLALLLGVPALLSPFYVTLLNYIGLYALVALGLVLLTGVGGLTSFGQAAFVGLGAYTSAALTTATALPGWIAWAGTSPWLALGVGLVLTAAVALILGSLTLKLSGHFLPLGTIAWGISLYFLFGTMESLGGHTGLTGIPPITLFGWTLDEGGEIYYLIWAFVLVAVLTTQNLLDSREGRAIRALKGGRVMAEAMGVDTARSRMIIFVIAALHACASGWLYAHMQRFVNPTPFGLHIGIEYLFMAVVGGAGHVWGALVGAGVITVLKQWLQDLLPKLLGASGNFEVIVFGLMMVLVLQRARNGLWPLLKKCVPVQGVPKRIDAAAEPLPRRTLPAAGTPILEAQDVTKKFGGLIANNNMSLTVKAGEILALIGPNGAGKSTMFNQISGVDTPTSGEVRFLGKAVAGHDSREIARMGMSRTFQHVKLLPTMTVLENVAIGAHLRSRQGVLRSAWRLDRHEEARLLKEAAYQIERVGLKDHLYDEAGSLALGQQRILEIARALCSDPCLLLLDEPAAGLRFKEKEALGELLRKLRAEGMATLIVEHDMDFVMGLVDRVVVMEFGQKIAEGLPDEIQQHPAVLEAYLGGVD; translated from the coding sequence ATGAGGCCCGACCGTCTGATCCTGGGCGCCTTCCTGGCGCTGCTGCTGGGGGTGCCGGCGCTGCTGTCGCCGTTCTACGTCACGCTGCTCAACTACATCGGCCTGTACGCGCTGGTGGCCCTCGGTCTGGTGCTGCTCACCGGCGTCGGGGGGCTCACCAGCTTCGGGCAGGCCGCCTTCGTCGGGCTGGGCGCCTACACCAGCGCCGCGCTCACCACCGCGACGGCGCTGCCCGGCTGGATCGCCTGGGCCGGCACCTCCCCCTGGCTCGCGCTGGGCGTGGGGCTGGTGCTCACCGCCGCGGTCGCGCTGATCCTGGGCTCGCTCACGCTGAAACTGTCGGGCCACTTCCTGCCGCTGGGCACGATCGCCTGGGGCATCAGCCTGTACTTCCTGTTCGGCACCATGGAAAGCCTCGGGGGGCACACCGGGCTCACCGGCATCCCGCCGATCACGCTGTTCGGCTGGACGCTGGACGAAGGCGGCGAGATCTACTACCTCATCTGGGCCTTCGTGCTGGTGGCGGTGCTCACCACGCAGAACCTGCTGGATTCGCGCGAAGGGCGGGCCATCCGGGCCTTGAAGGGCGGGCGGGTGATGGCCGAGGCGATGGGGGTGGACACCGCGCGCTCGCGCATGATCATCTTCGTGATCGCCGCGCTGCACGCCTGTGCCTCGGGGTGGCTGTACGCGCACATGCAGCGCTTCGTCAATCCGACCCCGTTCGGGCTGCACATCGGCATCGAATACCTCTTCATGGCGGTGGTGGGCGGCGCGGGCCACGTGTGGGGCGCGCTGGTGGGCGCGGGGGTGATCACCGTGCTCAAGCAATGGCTGCAGGACCTGCTGCCCAAACTCTTGGGCGCCAGCGGCAACTTCGAAGTGATCGTGTTCGGCCTCATGATGGTGCTGGTGCTGCAGCGCGCGCGCAACGGCCTGTGGCCGCTGCTGAAGAAATGCGTGCCGGTGCAGGGCGTGCCCAAGCGCATCGACGCGGCGGCCGAGCCCCTGCCGCGGCGCACGCTGCCGGCGGCGGGCACGCCGATCCTCGAAGCGCAGGACGTCACGAAGAAGTTCGGCGGGCTCATCGCCAACAACAACATGAGCCTCACGGTGAAGGCGGGCGAGATCCTGGCGCTGATCGGCCCCAATGGCGCGGGCAAGAGCACGATGTTCAACCAGATCTCGGGGGTGGACACCCCCACCTCGGGCGAAGTGCGCTTCCTGGGCAAGGCGGTGGCCGGGCACGACTCGCGCGAGATCGCCAGGATGGGCATGAGCCGCACCTTCCAGCACGTGAAGCTGCTGCCGACGATGACGGTGCTCGAGAACGTGGCGATCGGCGCGCACCTGCGCAGCCGGCAGGGCGTCCTGCGCTCGGCCTGGCGGCTGGACCGGCACGAAGAAGCACGGCTCTTGAAGGAAGCCGCGTACCAGATCGAGCGCGTGGGTCTGAAGGACCACCTGTACGACGAAGCGGGCAGCCTGGCGCTGGGCCAGCAGCGCATCCTCGAGATCGCGCGCGCGCTGTGCTCGGACCCGTGCCTGCTGCTGCTGGACGAACCGGCGGCGGGGCTGCGCTTCAAGGAGAAGGAAGCGCTCGGGGAGCTTCTGAGAAAGCTGCGGGCCGAAGGGATGGCGACG
- a CDS encoding 3-hydroxyacyl-CoA dehydrogenase, which produces MKFEGSTFIVTGGASGLGESTARALHGAGANVVIADLNVEQGEKLAGELGARAAFNRTNVADEADAKAAVDLAVARFGGLQGLVNCAGIGNAGKVLGKDGPQPLADFSLSIQINLVGTFNMIRLAAEAMSKGEAQADGERGVIVNTASVAAYEGQVGQAAYAASKGGIVSMTLPVARELSRFGIRVVTIAPGLFITPMMRALPPEVQKSLGENTPFPQRLGEPDEFAKLVLAIVDNVMLNGETIRLDGAVRLAAR; this is translated from the coding sequence ATGAAGTTCGAAGGCAGCACTTTCATCGTCACCGGCGGCGCGTCGGGGCTGGGCGAATCGACCGCGCGCGCGCTGCACGGCGCGGGCGCCAACGTGGTCATCGCGGACCTGAACGTGGAGCAGGGCGAAAAGCTCGCGGGCGAGCTGGGCGCGCGCGCCGCATTCAACCGCACCAACGTCGCCGACGAGGCGGACGCGAAGGCGGCGGTCGACCTCGCCGTGGCCCGCTTCGGCGGGCTGCAGGGCCTGGTCAACTGCGCCGGCATCGGCAACGCCGGCAAGGTGCTGGGCAAGGACGGGCCGCAGCCGCTGGCCGATTTCAGCCTGTCCATCCAGATCAACCTGGTCGGCACCTTCAACATGATCCGCCTGGCCGCGGAGGCGATGAGCAAGGGCGAGGCGCAGGCCGACGGCGAGCGCGGCGTCATCGTCAACACCGCCTCGGTCGCCGCCTACGAAGGCCAGGTCGGCCAGGCTGCCTATGCCGCTTCAAAGGGCGGCATCGTGTCGATGACGCTGCCGGTCGCGCGCGAACTGTCGCGCTTCGGCATCCGCGTGGTGACGATCGCCCCGGGCCTCTTCATCACGCCGATGATGCGCGCCCTGCCGCCGGAGGTGCAGAAGTCGCTGGGCGAGAACACGCCTTTCCCGCAGCGCCTGGGCGAACCCGACGAGTTCGCGAAGCTGGTGCTCGCCATCGTCGACAACGTCATGCTCAACGGCGAGACCATCCGCCTCGACGGCGCGGTGCGCCTGGCGGCGCGCTGA
- a CDS encoding thiolase family protein, giving the protein MNNFAASEAAALAAAYDDIWLVAGQRTPFADYNGVLRDVSPTDLGIAAARSLFDTSGIPASEVDAIVAGNMAQASFDAYFLPRHIGLYSGVNPNVPALLVQRLCCTGFETILTAADQITLGKAGVVLCVGAESMSRNPVAAYTHRAGFRMGQVEFKDFLWEATLDTAPGVGMGGTAENLAVRYGIGREEVDRFAAQSFARAAAAWDAGWFAAEVSAVANATWELEGYKPRGIKLADRAERCERDGHVRPTPYETLQKLKPAFGGVQTGGNSSAIVDGAAAVIVARGDWVRAHGLRPLARIVAGAAAAVPPEIMGIGPAPAIRAAAKKAGIAVGDIGRIEINEAFGAQYLACERELGLDRERVNVHGGAIAIGHPLGASGVRLTHTVARAAREAGLQYGVSSACAGGGQGVAVIVENAA; this is encoded by the coding sequence ATGAACAATTTCGCCGCTTCCGAGGCCGCCGCATTGGCCGCCGCCTACGACGACATCTGGCTGGTCGCCGGCCAGCGCACCCCCTTCGCCGACTACAACGGCGTGCTGCGCGACGTGTCGCCCACCGACCTTGGCATCGCCGCCGCCCGTTCGCTGTTCGACACCAGCGGCATCCCTGCGTCCGAGGTCGACGCCATCGTCGCCGGCAACATGGCGCAGGCGAGCTTCGACGCCTACTTCCTGCCGCGCCACATCGGCCTGTATTCGGGCGTGAATCCGAACGTGCCGGCGCTGCTGGTACAGCGCCTGTGCTGCACCGGCTTCGAGACCATCCTGACCGCCGCCGACCAGATCACGCTGGGCAAGGCCGGCGTGGTGCTGTGCGTCGGCGCCGAATCGATGTCGCGCAACCCGGTGGCCGCCTATACGCACCGCGCGGGTTTCCGCATGGGGCAGGTGGAGTTCAAGGACTTCCTGTGGGAAGCCACGCTGGATACCGCGCCCGGGGTCGGCATGGGCGGCACCGCCGAGAACCTGGCGGTGCGCTACGGCATCGGCCGCGAAGAGGTCGACCGCTTCGCCGCGCAGAGCTTCGCCCGCGCGGCGGCGGCCTGGGACGCCGGCTGGTTCGCCGCCGAAGTCAGCGCCGTGGCCAACGCCACCTGGGAACTGGAGGGCTACAAGCCGCGCGGCATCAAGCTCGCCGACCGCGCCGAGCGCTGCGAGCGCGACGGCCACGTGCGACCCACGCCCTACGAAACCCTGCAGAAGCTCAAGCCCGCCTTCGGCGGCGTACAGACCGGCGGCAACAGCTCGGCCATCGTCGACGGCGCGGCGGCGGTCATCGTCGCCCGCGGCGACTGGGTGCGCGCCCACGGCCTGCGCCCGCTCGCCCGCATCGTCGCCGGCGCGGCGGCGGCGGTGCCGCCCGAGATCATGGGCATCGGTCCGGCGCCGGCGATCCGCGCCGCGGCGAAGAAGGCGGGCATCGCCGTCGGCGACATCGGCCGCATCGAGATCAACGAAGCCTTCGGCGCCCAGTACCTCGCCTGCGAGCGCGAGCTGGGGCTGGACCGCGAGCGCGTCAACGTGCATGGCGGCGCGATCGCGATCGGCCATCCGCTCGGCGCATCGGGCGTGCGCCTCACCCACACGGTCGCGCGCGCCGCGCGCGAGGCCGGCCTGCAGTACGGCGTGTCGTCGGCCTGCGCCGGCGGTGGCCAGGGCGTGGCGGTGATCGTCGAGAACGCGGCTTGA
- a CDS encoding acyl CoA:acetate/3-ketoacid CoA transferase, with amino-acid sequence MAKSKVIPASEAGKLIRDGATIYCSGVGLAGFAEEVAVSIHENFKATGHPRDMTIWHACGLGNGKDKGIYHLTHPGMIKRIVGGHFGVGGPILMKLIMDDRIEAYNLPQGVLVVLPREMAAGRPGLLSKVGLETFVDPRVEGAKVNAATTEDLVELVDFDGEQWLFYRAPRIDVALIRGTTADESGNITVEDEGIFNEAISIAQAARRNGGIVIAQVRHVVQNGTLHPKQVKVPGILVDHVVVGRPENHMQTMGTQYNRAFAGDIRVPVHSLPQLPMDERKIVARRAAVELGHGAIVNLGIGMPAGIATVAAEEGVQDLMALTLETGLIGGIPADGLDFAHATNADATIDPGYQFDYYDGGGLDVAFLGLAQTDVHGNVNVSKFSGRPVGCGGFINITQNAKKVVFCGTFTAGGLQIRAGNGELQIVTEGKNRKFLDHVEQITFSGHYAASVGQTVLYVTERAVFQLTRDHGMELLEVAPGIDIERDILAHMDFVPKMDRVKQMDPGIFDEHWGRLYGILHD; translated from the coding sequence ATGGCGAAATCGAAAGTCATCCCCGCGTCCGAGGCGGGCAAGCTGATCAGGGACGGGGCCACGATCTACTGCAGCGGCGTCGGCCTGGCCGGCTTCGCCGAAGAGGTGGCCGTGTCGATCCACGAAAACTTCAAGGCCACCGGCCACCCGCGCGACATGACCATCTGGCATGCCTGCGGGCTGGGCAACGGCAAGGACAAGGGCATCTACCACCTGACCCATCCGGGCATGATCAAGCGCATCGTCGGCGGCCATTTCGGCGTCGGCGGGCCGATCCTGATGAAACTCATCATGGACGACCGGATCGAGGCGTACAACCTGCCGCAGGGCGTGCTGGTGGTGCTGCCGCGCGAGATGGCCGCCGGCCGTCCCGGCCTGCTCTCCAAGGTCGGCCTCGAGACCTTCGTCGATCCGCGCGTCGAAGGCGCCAAGGTCAACGCCGCCACCACCGAGGATCTCGTCGAACTGGTCGACTTCGACGGCGAACAGTGGCTGTTCTACCGTGCGCCCCGGATCGACGTGGCGCTGATCCGCGGCACCACGGCGGACGAGAGCGGCAACATCACGGTCGAGGACGAAGGCATCTTCAACGAGGCGATCTCCATCGCCCAGGCCGCCAGGCGCAACGGCGGCATCGTGATCGCGCAGGTCAGGCATGTGGTGCAGAACGGTACGCTGCACCCGAAGCAGGTCAAGGTGCCGGGCATCCTGGTCGACCATGTCGTCGTCGGCCGGCCGGAGAACCACATGCAGACCATGGGCACCCAATACAACCGCGCCTTCGCCGGCGACATCCGCGTGCCGGTGCATTCGCTGCCCCAACTGCCGATGGACGAGCGCAAGATCGTCGCGCGCCGCGCCGCGGTGGAACTCGGCCACGGCGCCATTGTGAACCTGGGCATCGGCATGCCGGCCGGTATCGCCACGGTGGCGGCGGAGGAGGGCGTGCAGGACCTGATGGCGCTGACGCTGGAAACCGGCCTCATCGGCGGCATCCCGGCCGACGGGCTGGATTTCGCCCACGCGACGAATGCCGACGCCACCATCGACCCCGGCTACCAGTTCGACTACTACGACGGCGGCGGGCTGGACGTGGCCTTCCTCGGCCTCGCGCAGACCGACGTGCACGGCAATGTGAACGTCAGCAAGTTCAGCGGCCGGCCGGTAGGCTGCGGCGGCTTCATCAACATCACCCAGAACGCCAAGAAGGTGGTGTTCTGCGGCACCTTCACCGCCGGCGGGCTGCAGATCCGGGCAGGCAACGGCGAACTGCAGATCGTCACCGAAGGCAAGAACCGCAAGTTCCTCGACCACGTCGAGCAGATCACCTTCAGCGGGCACTACGCCGCCAGCGTCGGCCAGACCGTGCTGTACGTGACCGAGCGGGCGGTGTTCCAGCTCACCAGGGATCACGGCATGGAACTGCTCGAGGTGGCGCCGGGCATCGACATCGAGCGCGACATCCTCGCCCACATGGACTTCGTGCCGAAGATGGACAGGGTGAAGCAGATGGACCCGGGCATCTTCGACGAGCACTGGGGCCGGTTGTACGGCATCCTGCACGACTGA
- a CDS encoding acyl-CoA dehydrogenase, which yields MIDYTPPIRDMQFILAELAGLDEIAALPGCGEATPDLVAAILEEAGRFAAGVLAPINRDGDMQGCRLDDDGSVATPDGWQRAYDLFREAGWLGLSLPAEFGGQGMPRLVSTPVMEMWNAANMAFAMLPILNQGQAEALLIAASEAQKQTWLHKVVSGEWGSTMNLTEPQAGSDLAATRTRAEPQADGSHRLFGQKIFISYGEHGLTPNIVHLVLARLPDAPAGVKGLSLFIVPKYLVNADGSPGARNDVRCISIEHKMGIHGSPTCTMSFGDAGGATGWLVGEPNRGLETMFVMMNEARFGVGVQGAGLAERAYQCALAYARERVQGRDAVTGESGRPIIHHPDVKRMLLSMRARVMAMRTLLYTAAGWFDRAHHHPDRAVADKCRRYVDLLMPVAKGWCTEVGNDVCDDAVQVFGGMGFVEETGVAQYYRDARIITIYEGTTGIQANDLVGRKILREGGATLRELIVELRGTAAALEAGGLAEIGDGLGDSVDALESAADWMLANGRDQLADVLAGAVPFLHLLGTVCGGWQLGRVALAARARLAAGGGDAAYLASLVELARFYMATIGPQAAAHAATVREAGGALTRFEEAAF from the coding sequence ATGATCGACTACACCCCCCCGATCCGGGACATGCAGTTCATCCTGGCCGAACTCGCCGGCCTCGACGAGATCGCCGCGCTGCCCGGCTGCGGCGAGGCGACGCCCGACCTGGTGGCGGCCATCCTGGAAGAGGCCGGCCGTTTCGCCGCCGGCGTGCTGGCGCCCATCAACCGCGACGGCGACATGCAGGGCTGCCGCCTGGACGACGACGGCAGCGTGGCCACGCCCGACGGCTGGCAGCGGGCCTACGACCTGTTCCGCGAAGCGGGCTGGCTCGGCCTGTCGCTGCCGGCCGAGTTCGGCGGCCAGGGCATGCCCCGGCTGGTGTCGACCCCGGTGATGGAGATGTGGAACGCGGCCAACATGGCCTTCGCCATGCTGCCCATCCTCAACCAGGGCCAGGCCGAGGCGCTCCTGATCGCCGCCAGCGAGGCGCAGAAGCAGACCTGGCTGCACAAGGTGGTGAGCGGCGAGTGGGGCAGCACGATGAACCTCACAGAACCGCAGGCCGGCTCCGACCTCGCCGCCACCCGCACCCGCGCCGAACCGCAGGCCGACGGCAGCCACAGGCTGTTCGGCCAGAAGATCTTCATTTCCTACGGCGAGCACGGCCTCACGCCCAACATCGTGCATCTGGTGCTGGCCCGCCTGCCCGACGCGCCGGCCGGCGTGAAGGGCTTGTCGCTGTTCATCGTGCCCAAGTACCTGGTGAATGCCGACGGCAGCCCGGGCGCGAGGAACGACGTGCGCTGCATCTCCATCGAGCACAAGATGGGCATCCACGGCAGCCCCACCTGCACGATGAGCTTCGGCGACGCCGGCGGCGCCACCGGCTGGCTGGTGGGCGAGCCCAACCGCGGGCTCGAGACCATGTTCGTGATGATGAACGAGGCCCGCTTCGGCGTCGGCGTGCAGGGCGCGGGCCTGGCCGAGCGTGCCTACCAGTGCGCGCTGGCCTATGCGCGCGAGCGCGTGCAGGGCCGCGACGCGGTGACCGGCGAATCGGGCCGGCCCATCATCCACCACCCCGACGTCAAGCGCATGCTGCTGTCCATGCGCGCCCGCGTGATGGCGATGCGCACGCTGCTCTACACCGCCGCGGGCTGGTTCGACCGCGCGCACCACCACCCCGACCGCGCGGTGGCGGACAAGTGCCGCCGCTACGTCGACCTGCTGATGCCGGTGGCCAAGGGCTGGTGCACCGAGGTCGGCAACGACGTCTGCGACGACGCCGTCCAGGTCTTCGGCGGCATGGGCTTCGTCGAGGAGACCGGCGTCGCGCAGTACTACCGCGACGCCCGCATCATCACCATCTACGAAGGCACCACCGGCATCCAGGCCAACGACCTGGTCGGGCGCAAGATCCTGCGCGAAGGCGGCGCCACGCTGCGCGAACTCATCGTCGAGCTGCGCGGTACCGCCGCCGCGCTGGAGGCCGGCGGGCTCGCCGAGATCGGCGACGGCCTCGGCGACAGCGTCGACGCGCTCGAATCGGCCGCCGACTGGATGCTCGCCAACGGCCGCGACCAGCTTGCCGACGTGCTCGCCGGCGCGGTGCCCTTCCTGCACCTGCTCGGCACCGTGTGCGGCGGCTGGCAGCTCGGCCGCGTCGCGCTCGCCGCGCGCGCGAGGCTCGCCGCCGGCGGGGGCGATGCCGCCTACCTCGCCAGCCTGGTCGAACTCGCGCGCTTCTACATGGCCACCATCGGCCCGCAGGCCGCGGCCCATGCCGCGACGGTGCGCGAGGCGGGCGGTGCGCTGACCCGTTTCGAAGAAGCAGCCTTCTGA
- a CDS encoding acyl-CoA thioesterase: protein MARSNVYRMRIAFGDCDPAQIVFFANYFRWFDTAGREFFTACGVPSWRETTAERGIIGTPLVDAQATFRNSATYGEDIEIESWIEEWRGKSFVMRHVARRGDTVLCEGREVRVFATRDPDDPLRIKAVPIPDDIRAACA, encoded by the coding sequence ATGGCGCGCAGCAACGTCTATCGCATGCGCATCGCCTTCGGCGACTGCGATCCGGCGCAGATCGTGTTCTTCGCCAACTACTTCAGGTGGTTCGACACCGCCGGCCGCGAGTTCTTCACCGCCTGCGGCGTGCCGAGCTGGCGGGAGACGACGGCCGAGCGCGGCATCATCGGCACCCCGCTGGTCGATGCCCAGGCCACGTTCAGGAATTCGGCCACCTACGGCGAGGACATCGAGATCGAATCCTGGATCGAGGAATGGCGCGGCAAGAGCTTCGTCATGCGCCACGTCGCGCGGCGCGGCGACACCGTGCTGTGCGAGGGGCGCGAGGTGCGGGTGTTCGCCACGCGGGACCCGGACGATCCGCTGCGCATCAAGGCGGTGCCCATCCCGGACGACATCCGCGCCGCCTGCGCCTGA
- a CDS encoding crotonase/enoyl-CoA hydratase family protein, giving the protein MSEQLVKTSSADGVYTITLARPAKRNAISDRLLAALEAALAATPEGTRAIILAGEGEHFCAGLDLSEHQHRDAFGTMLHSQTWHRIFGRIQNGGIPVIAAMQGAVIGGGLELATATHIRVAEPDTIYQLPEGRHGIFVGGGASVRVARIVGAGRMCEMMLTGRVLNAEEGQRLGLSHYVTGAGESLAKAQELARRVAENAPMANWAMVTAIARIDNMSSDDGFFVESLTAALAQTSPEVAERIGHFLQRRGQGPRQ; this is encoded by the coding sequence ATGAGTGAACAACTCGTCAAGACGTCGTCGGCCGACGGCGTCTACACCATCACGCTGGCGCGCCCGGCCAAGCGCAACGCCATCAGCGACCGGCTGCTGGCCGCGCTCGAGGCGGCGCTGGCGGCCACGCCCGAGGGCACGCGCGCCATCATCCTCGCCGGCGAGGGCGAGCACTTCTGCGCCGGCCTGGACCTGTCCGAGCACCAGCACCGCGACGCCTTCGGCACCATGCTGCATTCGCAGACCTGGCACCGCATCTTCGGCCGCATCCAGAATGGCGGCATTCCGGTGATCGCCGCGATGCAGGGCGCGGTGATCGGCGGCGGCCTGGAACTGGCGACCGCCACCCACATCCGCGTGGCCGAGCCCGACACCATCTACCAGTTGCCCGAAGGCCGCCACGGCATCTTCGTCGGCGGCGGCGCCTCGGTGCGGGTGGCGAGGATCGTCGGCGCCGGACGCATGTGCGAAATGATGCTGACCGGCCGCGTCCTGAACGCCGAGGAAGGCCAGCGCCTCGGCCTGTCGCACTACGTCACGGGCGCCGGCGAGAGCCTGGCCAAGGCGCAGGAACTGGCGCGCCGCGTGGCCGAGAACGCGCCCATGGCGAACTGGGCGATGGTCACCGCCATCGCCCGCATCGACAACATGTCCAGCGACGACGGCTTCTTCGTCGAATCGCTGACCGCCGCGCTCGCCCAGACCAGCCCCGAGGTCGCCGAGCGCATCGGCCACTTCCTGCAGCGCAGGGGCCAGGGCCCCCGCCAGTGA